The following proteins are encoded in a genomic region of Sphingobacteriales bacterium:
- a CDS encoding helix-turn-helix transcriptional regulator codes for MKINISIIKGILKSLLNNNIDIQKYSFLDTDDLFAPKKNNEQLIDGHMLLQLITDIRSEYDSLEEYYPLFKDMHVLDMGLLGHYLLSCKNIFTSYEKLIEYQLLFSNFVEFKYKRADQDILWSVQMPYQIYREKYDMESLSDFELFFRFKIVETLSTTKVLPKKIELFYNKNNSKERIDFFSDTFGCEVVYTKSHNILHYGISDLNQDIHYQNYNLYVNLKPLMNKSMKELYSEKTYKNTIKSILLNNVDLFPLSILFVANKMHMSTRKLQTILNREETSFSQIVNEVKVILGIEYLKSGKNIKEISARLGYKEQGSFTRQFKQVTNINPVDFMGLTAEEKSRLISKLSA; via the coding sequence GTGAAAATTAACATCTCCATTATTAAAGGTATCCTGAAATCTCTATTAAACAACAACATAGATATCCAAAAATATTCGTTTCTGGATACGGATGATCTGTTTGCACCCAAAAAAAACAACGAACAGTTGATTGACGGGCATATGCTGCTGCAGTTAATCACTGATATCAGAAGCGAATACGATTCACTGGAGGAATATTATCCTCTTTTTAAAGATATGCATGTGTTGGACATGGGTCTGCTGGGTCATTATCTTTTGTCCTGCAAGAACATATTTACCTCTTATGAGAAACTGATAGAGTATCAGTTGTTGTTTTCCAATTTTGTGGAGTTTAAATATAAAAGGGCAGATCAGGATATTTTGTGGAGTGTACAGATGCCGTATCAAATTTACAGGGAGAAATACGATATGGAGAGCTTGTCAGATTTTGAATTGTTCTTCCGTTTTAAGATTGTAGAGACCTTGTCCACCACCAAGGTGCTCCCTAAAAAGATTGAATTGTTCTACAATAAGAACAATTCAAAGGAACGCATTGATTTTTTTAGCGATACCTTCGGCTGTGAGGTTGTCTATACAAAGAGCCACAATATATTGCATTACGGAATATCAGACCTGAATCAGGATATACATTATCAGAATTACAATCTATATGTCAACCTGAAACCCCTGATGAATAAGAGCATGAAAGAGTTGTACAGTGAGAAAACCTATAAGAACACAATTAAGTCCATTCTGTTAAATAACGTCGATCTGTTTCCGCTTTCGATTCTTTTCGTAGCGAATAAGATGCATATGTCAACTCGTAAGCTGCAAACCATCTTAAACAGGGAAGAGACCAGTTTCTCCCAGATTGTAAATGAAGTGAAAGTGATTCTGGGTATTGAATATCTGAAGAGCGGCAAAAACATTAAAGAGATATCGGCAAGACTGGGTTATAAGGAACAAGGCTCCTTTACGAGACAGTTTAAACAGGTGACCAATATCAATCCGGTTGACTTTATGGGTTTAACCGCTGAGGAAAAATCCAGGTTGATTTCGAAGCTTTCCGCTTAA
- a CDS encoding sterol desaturase family protein: MEHLSTVIAIPVFLLLILVEYFATRKAHPEYYRLNDALSNLNVGVSHLLFKLLTTGLMLGAYVWIKEHFALVHLSGFWAYAIVFVLFDLCFYWAHRFGHEINLFWGAHIVHHQSEEYNLTVALRQSWIHSLLAFIFFLPIAFLGVDILTLGIVASLNSFYQFWIHTKAVKRMPKWFEAVFNSPAHHRVHHGVNPKYIDKNHAGMFIIWDKLFGTFQEEEEEPTYGITKPLNSWNPAWANVHYYVEMYQSGKQFKGMKDKLKLIFARPGWRPDYLGGQMTVSEPDTSQPKYDVQAASRGLNIYILVQFAFIIIGLSAYLYHFEKLSAFFRVLSFAVLMLSTIICSAMLERKQWVKYAEYFRLLLAIIGLNSLYYINYNNWFYIVLFTSFIITVYFIAWFTMNTHNRHLLKTMAVKK, encoded by the coding sequence ATGGAACACCTGAGTACGGTAATAGCCATTCCTGTCTTCTTACTCTTGATTCTGGTAGAATATTTTGCGACCAGAAAAGCACATCCGGAGTATTACCGGCTGAATGATGCACTATCCAACCTGAATGTGGGTGTTAGCCACTTGTTGTTTAAATTATTGACAACCGGACTGATGCTCGGTGCATACGTTTGGATAAAGGAACACTTTGCACTGGTGCATCTTTCGGGATTCTGGGCTTATGCCATTGTTTTTGTATTGTTTGATCTTTGTTTTTACTGGGCGCATCGGTTCGGGCATGAAATCAATCTTTTCTGGGGCGCACATATCGTGCATCATCAAAGCGAAGAATATAACCTTACTGTTGCATTGCGTCAATCGTGGATACACAGCCTACTGGCCTTTATTTTCTTTTTACCGATTGCCTTTTTAGGAGTGGATATCCTGACACTGGGCATTGTGGCCAGCCTTAATTCTTTCTATCAGTTCTGGATACACACGAAAGCCGTGAAGCGAATGCCGAAATGGTTTGAAGCAGTATTCAATTCACCGGCACATCACCGTGTACACCATGGTGTCAATCCAAAATACATCGACAAGAATCACGCCGGCATGTTCATCATCTGGGATAAACTGTTTGGCACGTTTCAGGAAGAGGAAGAAGAACCTACCTATGGTATTACCAAACCTCTGAACAGCTGGAATCCGGCCTGGGCGAATGTACATTACTACGTAGAAATGTATCAGTCGGGCAAACAATTTAAAGGAATGAAAGACAAACTGAAACTGATTTTCGCACGGCCGGGCTGGAGACCTGATTATCTAGGAGGTCAGATGACAGTATCAGAACCGGATACATCACAACCCAAATACGATGTACAGGCTGCAAGCAGAGGATTGAATATTTACATTCTGGTGCAGTTTGCATTTATCATTATCGGCTTATCTGCATATTTATATCACTTCGAAAAATTATCCGCTTTCTTTCGGGTATTGTCGTTTGCTGTACTGATGCTTTCAACCATCATCTGCAGTGCCATGTTGGAGCGAAAACAATGGGTGAAGTATGCGGAATACTTCCGGCTGCTGCTTGCAATTATCGGATTAAATTCACTTTACTATATCAACTACAACAATTGGTTTTATATCGTGTTGTTTACTTCCTTTATCATCACGGTCTATTTCATTGCATGGTTCACCATGAACACCCACAACAGACATCTGCTGAAAACAATGGCGGTGAAGAAATAA